The Flavivirga eckloniae genomic interval AAACTCAACATTAAATGATGTTTTTTGATTGAGCACACCTTGTATCGCTTCATGAATATACTTTTCATGATTAAACGTTATCATACAAACAGAAACCGTAATCATATCATCCTTTTTAACTAATAATTCTACCAGGAACCCCTACAATCGTGCAATTATCCGGTACATCTTTTAAAACTACAGCCCCTGCTCCTACAATGACATGTTCACCCAATACTACATCTGGTAAGATTATTGCCCCAGCTCCTATAGAGGTGTAACTCCCTATTTTACATCTGCCTAAAATAGTCGCATTTGGCGATATTTCTACAAAGTCTCCTATCTGACAATCATGTGTTACGACACTATTGTAGTAAACCAGACATCCTATTCCCAGTTTTGCACTACTTGATATGATTGCTCCTGAAAGTACCGAAGTTCCTAAGCCAATGGTTACATCATGGTCATTAATCTGTGCGCTTTTTGATAGTATTGATTTTGGAACACCCCCTAAGTCGATAAATTTATTATATAAATTGTTTCTCAATTTCGGGCTTCCCAGTCCAAGTATAAAACTATTATTTTTAGTTTTGATATGTTGTTTTACCTCTTCTAAAGATCTTATTATGGTATAGTTTGAAGCTAAGGATTCATCTAGCTCAGGTGACACATCATCAAAAAAGAATATATCTTCTTTTTTATAGTTTAAATCAACCAATAACATGTGAAGTATTTCTTTGGCAAAACCTTTAGCTCCTACAACAATCATGATACATTTTGTTTTATTTTATTTACCATCAAATCAATGTCCTCATTTTTTAATCCTAAATAAACAGGTAAACATAGTATTCTTGAAGCAATCGATTCCGATATTGGCATTTCCGGGGTATTAATATAAGGCAATTTATTGAGTGAAGGATAAAAATACCTTCGTGGATAAATTTCGAGGGCATTTAACTGTTCTAAAACTTTTAATAGTATGGCTTCACTTTCAAAAACCACCGGAAAATAACTATAATTCCATGTAGTTCCTTCACGTATTTTTAAAAATTGAATTGGTAAGCTAGCCAATGTGTCCTTATAATAATCTACTACTTTTTTCCGCTCTATTATTATATGATCGATATAAGGAAAAACAGCAAGTCCCATAGCGGCCTGGAGTTCGGACATTTTACCGTTTATACCTAAACCATGAAAATCTAGTGGTCCGTCATGCCCAAAATTATGACTATAAAATAAGGTCTCATAACTTTCATCATTACAAAATATAGCACCTCCTTCTCCTGTTTGAAACAACTTAGTCGCATGGAAACTACAAGCACTCACATTACCATAATTAAAGACAGATTCTCCTTTGTAAGACACACCAAAACAATGAGCTGCATCATATATTACCTTAAGACCATGCTTTTTTGCAATGTTTTCAATAACCGATACATGACATGGATTCCCAAAAACGTGAGTTGCCAAAATCGCTGTAGTTTTAGCAGTAATAGCAGCTTCGATTTTGGTTTCATCTATAGTAAAATATTCCGGATGTATATCGACAAAAACAGGTTTGCAATTTTCCCAAATAATTGAAGACACTGTTGCTACATACGAAAAAGGCGTTGTAATAACCTCTCCTTTATTTGCAAAGATCTTTAATGCTATTTGTAATGGAATGGTTCCATTATTAGTCAATATAAGTGCGTTCGTTTTTAGATGGTTTTTTAATTTATCCTCTAACTCTAAAACCAACTCGCCCCTGTTAGTTATCCATGATTTATCCCATGCCCGTTTTAGAATAGCATTATATTCCTCTTGTGGAGGCAAAAATGTTTTGGTTACATTTATCATTTCTTTACAACATATAAAACACTCGTTCTGCTAATTCCAAACCTCTCATATACTTCCTTTCCAAAATAGTTGATGTCTAGTGCGTTCATTTTAAAGCCAGAATTAGTAATTCGCTCCATAAAATCAGATTTACTATAAAGACGTTCATGGTCTTCTTGTCCAAAATATTTCCAACGTTCTGCCTCTGTATAGCTTTTATTTTTATCTGCTTCAACAGATTTATCAATTTCCAATATAATTGGCACCATTAAGATTGCTATACCTCCTTCTTTAAGCACTCTATATATTTCGTCAATGGCTTTTTGATCGTTTTTTACATGCTCTAGAACATGAGAGCAAATAATAACATCCCAGGTATTATCTTCATACAGTTTCATGTCCTGTATATCGATTTTATCGTCTACACCTTCCATGGCTAAATCTGCAGTACGATATTTTCCTGAAACAATATGTTTTTTAAAATAATCTTGTAAATGTTTTGTTGGCGCTATATCTAATAAAGACAGGCTTTTATCTGCATTGTTTTTATTAAAGTAATCTGTTAAATACAAAGCCATCAACCTCGATCTATCTGCCGAACTACACTTTTCGCACGAATAGTTAAACAGGTTTAATGTCTCAAATAAAAAGATGGAGTGTACAAACCCAAATTTATCAAACGACCTTAAATATTTTTGCGGTAATGGCATTAAATTAACAGCATCGGTTCCACAAACAGAGCAAGAGAAACTCCCTCTAGGTTTTTTAATTTTTCTCTTTATTTTTTTTAAAATTTTAAACATTATGTTGAGAGATTTGCCATGTTATTAATTCTTGTGGCCTTACAGCTCCAATCCATTTGCCGTACCAGGATACGTCCCTTTTATCCTCTAAAAAGGATAATTGTAATACATTATACTCGTTACATAACGGTTTAGAAGTATCTTCAACCAATAAAGCCCTAACAGAATAAGTATCTACATTTAATAAGTTTTTAGGAATTATAGCTGTTATTGTAAATTTTCCTGTATTGCATTTATAAACATCAGATATAACATTAAATGCCGGTGTTTCAGAACTTGTGTAAAATACTATACTAATATTTAAATCTCTTTCTTTATCGCTTAAATTTTCAATATTGAACTCTAATTCCAAATCATTAGAAATAAATAAAGACTTCTCTGGCACATTTGCCCGTACTCCTAACAATTTACAATCGGCACTTCCTGGAGCCTCTTCAATAGACCATTCCTTATTTAAAACATTCGATTTTTTCTCTGTTTTTAAATATTCATCAACTGTATCTTCTGGTGTACCTCTATAAATAACCCTTCCTTTATCTATCAATATAGCTTCTGTGCACAAGCTTTTAATTGCCGACATATTATGACTTACAAAAAGTACGGTGCGCCCTTCCCCTTTAGCTATATCTTTCATCTTACCAATAGCCTTTTTTTGGAACTCTGCATCTCCAACAGCCAAAACCTCATCAATCACTAATATTTCGGGTTCTAAAAACGCAGCTACCGCAAATGCTAATCGTACTGTCATCCCAGACGAGTATCGCTTTACCGGTGTATCAATGTAACGCTCGCAACCAGAAAACGCAATGATTTCCTCGATTTTAGAACGAATCTCCTTTTTGGTCATTCCTAAAATAGCTCCATTTAAAAAGATGTTTTCCCGTCCTGTCATTTCCGAATGAAACCCGGTTCCTACCTCAAGCAACGAGGCTATTCGGCCTCTGGTTTTAATTTTTCCAGTGGTTGGACTCGTAACCTTTGATAATATTTTTAGCAACGTAGATTTACCCGCTCCATTTTTACCAATAATACCTAAAACCTGCCCTTTTTTTACTTCAAAACCAATATCTTTTAACGCCCATACATAATCTGAATTTCCTTTTGTGCTTCTATCATTTACATCTCCAATCTTTAAATAAGGATCTTCTTTACCTCTTATTTTATACCACCATCTATTAAGATCGTGACTAATAGTACCTGTACCTATCAATCCCAATCGATATTGTTTAGATAAGTTCTCTACTTTTAATATGGTATCGTTATTACTCATTAATTAAACGGACATGATTTTAACAAGCCTTCTTGGCGTTGTTTTAATAAACTTGGGTTAATCGTCATTACAGATTTATTTTGTAAAAACAATGCTTCTATAGTATCTACCGTTAAGTCTTTTACAGGAATACTAATTGTTTCTTTAAATGCGATACCAACCGATTCGAAATAATCATAAAACTTAATATCGTCCCCAAAAAGCTTATCAGAAAACTTAACCCATAATGCTGGTATATGATACGCATGAGAAACTATTACGCCATGTAATGAAGACGAAATAATTTGTTCACATTCTAAAATCTCGTCTGTTGTTTTTTCAACATCATACGTAAGCAAATCTATAACTTTAACTGCATCATTATCTTTAAAACGCTTGTTAACCTCTTCATAATCTACGTAATGAGGAATAATACCTATTGCATATTTTTTTGAAACTTGTTTATTATAGTAGCAGGGTATTAGTAAAGCCGGATCTCCATAAATTTCGGGACAACTAAAGCCTTTTTCTATAATACCAGCTCTTGTTAAAGGGCCTCTTACTGCCAAAAATTTAGCATTTCTAATAGTATCGTTATTTTTAATAATACCACTACCCCAAACAATAGATTTTTTATTAGCATATGAAACAATACTTCCAATAGACAAATAATGTTTCAGCAAATATTTATAACGCCGCTTTGAGGGATTCAAAACAGTTTTCACCTTTTCATTAGATATTTTTTCTACAAGATATTTAGACATCAAATCGCCATAATTCTCTCTTCCATCTTGTCTTTTTCCTTGCCACCAAAACAATCTAATCCCCATAACCAATTAATTATACGTTATCTATAAAGCTTTTTTCTGTTTTGTTAAAAACAATTAAACCGGCTAAAAATATAGCAACACTAACAACTGATACATATATTAGTTTTGCTAATGAATAGTCGCCTATTCCTAAGGTCATATACCGAAATAATTCTACAATAGTTGTCATTGGGTTATATTCAATAAACTGTCCTGCGATCACTGGTATTTTTCCTTCTTCAACTTTTCTTCTTATTAAATCCAAAGGATACATAACTGCCGAAGCATACATAAGTAATTGGATTCCAAACCCCACTAAAAACGTTAAATCTCTATATTTAGTGGTCATAGATGAAATTATCATTCCAAAGCCTAGACCTAAAAGTCCCATTAATAAAATTATAAGCGGGAATAATAAAAGCTCAAATTGAGGAATCGCATTTTCAGCATGGTCAGTAAAGAATACAAAATAAACGTAAAACGTTATGAATACTAATAGCTGAATTCCAAACTTAAGAAGATTAGAAACTACGACGGACATTGGCATGATAACCCTTGGAAAGTAGACTTTCCCAAAAATGTTTTGATTCTTTTTAAAGGTATCGCTTGTTCCCTTTAAACACTCGCTAAAGTAATTCCATGAAGTAATGCCTGCCAAGTTAAATAATAAATCTGGCACCCCATCTCCTGTAGGTATATTGGCCAAATTATTAAAAACTAGTGTAAAAATTAATGAGGTAAATAATGGCTGAATAAAATACCATAAAGGTCCTAAAATGGTTTGTTTATATACAGTAATTACATCTCTCTTTACAAACAACACCAATAAATCTCGATACCTCCATATTTCATTGAAATTTAAATCAATCAAACGCTTTTTGGAAGAGATTGTATATAACCACTGTTCTTCTTTCAAAATTCTTTAATTTGTTGGGTTTACATGGTTAAATTAAAAACTAATTCCTCTTGAATTTGCTTTTTATCTTATTTAACAAACCTGTTTTTTCGTACGATTCGTGATAAGCATTACCATAAGCACCATAGCCATAACCATAGCCGTAACCGTAACCATAGCCATAATTATGATTTGCTTTATAATAGTTTAATATATAGCTTATATTTTTTAGTTCTCCCGATGCATATTTAGCATTAACAAGTTCTAACATGCCTTTTTTAGTATAGTCTAATCGTATAACGAAAAGAGATGCGTCTGCATATTGAGATAATATTAATGCATCTGTAACTAAACCTAAAGGAGGGGAATCTAACACAATAATATCGTATGTATTTCTTAAACGATCAACAAGCTCGTGCATCGTATCACTCATTAATAATTCAGAAGGGTTAGGCGGTATTGGCCCCGATGTTATAATATCCAAATTATCAATATGACTTTTATACGTAACCTCTTCTAATGTTTTATCTCCGATTAAATAGTTAGTGACTCCGATACTGTTATCTAAATCAAAATCACCAAAAATCTTAGGCTTACGTAAATCTAATCCTAATAAAATCGTTTTCTTTCCAGATAAAGCATAGGCACTTGCTATATTAATAGAACAAAAAGTCTTTCCTTCACCACTAACGGACGAGGTAATCATAATTGTTTTACCACCTTTTTTATCTAATTTTTTATAAAAGAATTGTAAACTCGATCGTACTGCTCTAAAAGCCTCTGCCACTGCCGATTTAGGCTTTTCAAAAACGACTAAGTTGTTATCATGT includes:
- a CDS encoding ABC transporter permease, which encodes MKEEQWLYTISSKKRLIDLNFNEIWRYRDLLVLFVKRDVITVYKQTILGPLWYFIQPLFTSLIFTLVFNNLANIPTGDGVPDLLFNLAGITSWNYFSECLKGTSDTFKKNQNIFGKVYFPRVIMPMSVVVSNLLKFGIQLLVFITFYVYFVFFTDHAENAIPQFELLLFPLIILLMGLLGLGFGMIISSMTTKYRDLTFLVGFGIQLLMYASAVMYPLDLIRRKVEEGKIPVIAGQFIEYNPMTTIVELFRYMTLGIGDYSLAKLIYVSVVSVAIFLAGLIVFNKTEKSFIDNV
- a CDS encoding ABC transporter ATP-binding protein, which codes for MSNNDTILKVENLSKQYRLGLIGTGTISHDLNRWWYKIRGKEDPYLKIGDVNDRSTKGNSDYVWALKDIGFEVKKGQVLGIIGKNGAGKSTLLKILSKVTSPTTGKIKTRGRIASLLEVGTGFHSEMTGRENIFLNGAILGMTKKEIRSKIEEIIAFSGCERYIDTPVKRYSSGMTVRLAFAVAAFLEPEILVIDEVLAVGDAEFQKKAIGKMKDIAKGEGRTVLFVSHNMSAIKSLCTEAILIDKGRVIYRGTPEDTVDEYLKTEKKSNVLNKEWSIEEAPGSADCKLLGVRANVPEKSLFISNDLELEFNIENLSDKERDLNISIVFYTSSETPAFNVISDVYKCNTGKFTITAIIPKNLLNVDTYSVRALLVEDTSKPLCNEYNVLQLSFLEDKRDVSWYGKWIGAVRPQELITWQISQHNV
- a CDS encoding acetyltransferase; this encodes MIVVGAKGFAKEILHMLLVDLNYKKEDIFFFDDVSPELDESLASNYTIIRSLEEVKQHIKTKNNSFILGLGSPKLRNNLYNKFIDLGGVPKSILSKSAQINDHDVTIGLGTSVLSGAIISSSAKLGIGCLVYYNSVVTHDCQIGDFVEISPNATILGRCKIGSYTSIGAGAIILPDVVLGEHVIVGAGAVVLKDVPDNCTIVGVPGRIIS
- a CDS encoding DegT/DnrJ/EryC1/StrS family aminotransferase, with protein sequence MINVTKTFLPPQEEYNAILKRAWDKSWITNRGELVLELEDKLKNHLKTNALILTNNGTIPLQIALKIFANKGEVITTPFSYVATVSSIIWENCKPVFVDIHPEYFTIDETKIEAAITAKTTAILATHVFGNPCHVSVIENIAKKHGLKVIYDAAHCFGVSYKGESVFNYGNVSACSFHATKLFQTGEGGAIFCNDESYETLFYSHNFGHDGPLDFHGLGINGKMSELQAAMGLAVFPYIDHIIIERKKVVDYYKDTLASLPIQFLKIREGTTWNYSYFPVVFESEAILLKVLEQLNALEIYPRRYFYPSLNKLPYINTPEMPISESIASRILCLPVYLGLKNEDIDLMVNKIKQNVS
- a CDS encoding class I SAM-dependent methyltransferase, translating into MFKILKKIKRKIKKPRGSFSCSVCGTDAVNLMPLPQKYLRSFDKFGFVHSIFLFETLNLFNYSCEKCSSADRSRLMALYLTDYFNKNNADKSLSLLDIAPTKHLQDYFKKHIVSGKYRTADLAMEGVDDKIDIQDMKLYEDNTWDVIICSHVLEHVKNDQKAIDEIYRVLKEGGIAILMVPIILEIDKSVEADKNKSYTEAERWKYFGQEDHERLYSKSDFMERITNSGFKMNALDINYFGKEVYERFGISRTSVLYVVKK
- a CDS encoding polysaccharide pyruvyl transferase family protein; the protein is MGIRLFWWQGKRQDGRENYGDLMSKYLVEKISNEKVKTVLNPSKRRYKYLLKHYLSIGSIVSYANKKSIVWGSGIIKNNDTIRNAKFLAVRGPLTRAGIIEKGFSCPEIYGDPALLIPCYYNKQVSKKYAIGIIPHYVDYEEVNKRFKDNDAVKVIDLLTYDVEKTTDEILECEQIISSSLHGVIVSHAYHIPALWVKFSDKLFGDDIKFYDYFESVGIAFKETISIPVKDLTVDTIEALFLQNKSVMTINPSLLKQRQEGLLKSCPFN